Below is a window of Candidatus Nitrosotenuis uzonensis DNA.
CCTATTTCAAATGGATTTTAATGTTTGGGGATTATGCACGTGATTTAGCTGATACCCTTCAGAAAATTCAGCGTCTTTTCCTTCTCAGTTTTTGGCATGGATGCAAAGCTTTCCAAAAACTCCTTCTGAATCAGAATTGTTTCATCTGATGCCTCAAGAAACCGCCTCTTATCCAGCGGCAAAAGCTCTATCCTTCCATCACAATATGCTTTCACATATGCCTTGAACAAGGAATAGGCAAATCTTGGGACGAACCTTACCAACGTCATAATCTGCTCCTCAAACTCGCTGTCGTGATTCTTTGCCGCAGAGAAAAACTTCTCAAGTATTTTTTCCCTGCCGATTATCTCATCAAGCGATAACGAGACTAAAAGGCCACTTTCAGTCAATGCGTAATATGGCATGCCCTTTTCTTGTAAGGCCTTGGGGCCCCTCTTTAGTGGCAGCCTACCAGCTTCACTTACTATGCCCAAAGGGATCAAAATCTCATCAAGGTCGCGGAATATCCCAGAATAGATGTTCTTCCATACTGTGCCGCTTTCTTGTGCTATCTTTTGCGCTATCGCAGTTCTGGTGCATTGTGCAGGATTATTTTGAGTTGCAAGACATACTATTATGGCCCTCTGTCTTTGGGCTTCACCTGTAAGCTCCTCTCTCTTAGTCTTGAACGTTTCAAAAATGCCTAACCTTGGCCTCATCTTGCCCCCGTCCATAGCATAATTTTTTAATTTTATGTTATTATCCAAGAAACAGTCTATTTAACAATTTACGTTTTTTGATAATAAAACTTCCCTATCCTTAAATAATTTTCACCTTTTCGGAATTCCAATGAAGAACAGGAATCACAAGTATGCTCTATTACTTGTGGTAGCAGTTGCCGCAACATCTACGGGAGTACTCTCTCATGCCTACGCACAACAGGTAACCGATGGAATGGACGGGTACGTAAAAGGTACCTCTGGCGTTTACACCGGAAACCCGAACGAGTGCTGGTATGAAGAAGAGCCAGGCTCTGGAACGTTCTTCCCTTGTATGATTGATACAGGTGATACCGCATGGATGCTTACTGCAACATCTCTGGTCCTCTTTATGACCCCAGGTGTAGCATTCTTCTATGGTGGTCTTGCCAGATCAAAGAACATGGTGAACGTACTAGGCATGACTCTTATCGTAATGGGTCTTATCTCAGTGCAGTGGATCCTCTGGGGTTACACACTGGCATTCGGTCCAAACGATACTGATGCAAACATGTACATGGGTGCACTAGATTATCTGGGATTTAACAAAGTCTCGCATCTTGCACCCCTTGGGGAGCTAGGCGCGTGTACCGACCAGGATTACTATGCCCTCAGATCGCCATATGTGATCAGCGAGGACGTAAAGTGTAGTCTATCTTGGCCAGGAACAATTCCGCACCAGCTGTTTGCAGTATTCCAGATGACATTCGCAATTATCACACCGGCACTAATCATCGGTGGATTAATTGATAGAATAAAGTTCAGCGCATTCGTAATCTTCATTCTACTATGGGCAACCTTTGTTTACGATCCGGTAGCACACTGGGTCTGGGGCGGAGGATTCATAGGAGGAGGAGCGCTCGATCTGAACCCCGATCTATCGCCAAGCTTTGCATTAGACTTTGCAGGCGGAACGGTAGTTCACATCACATCAGGATTCTCTGCCTTGGCAGGAGCACTGGTGTTGGGAAGAAGACTTGGGTATGGCAAGGTTCCGATGGAACCACACAACATCCCATTTGTCGTCTTGGGAACCAGCATTCTCTGGTTTGGATGGTTCGGATTCAACGCAGGAAGCGAAGTAGCAGCTGACGGCATATCTGTAAGTGCATGGGTTGTGACAAATACAGCAACTGGCATGGCAGTAGTAACCTGGATGCTTATGGCATGGGCCCACACGGGTAAGCCTAGCGTTGTAGGTGCCGCATCAGGTGCAGTTGCAGGACTTGTCACCATCACACCAGCAGCTGGTTGGGTAGGTCCGATGGCAGCAATCATACTGGGTATTGCAGCCGGAAGTGTCTGTTATGGATGCGTCGCGTTCAAGAACTCACGCAAGTGGGATGATGCGCTCGATGTATGGGGAGTACACGGAATGGGTGGCTTCACAGGAGCAGTTCTAACAGGAACACTCGCTAGTCCACACATCTGGGATACGGGCGATGGAATAGGCGCATGGACTGGAACACCAGAAGGCTACGAGCAGCAAGCAATCAACGTCCTAGGGGCATTGATCTCTGTAGGATACGCATTCGGTCTTACAATCGTCATATTGAAAGTAATGGACGCAGTATGGCCAGGCGGAATCAGAGTAACTCCAAAGGAAGAAGAGATTGGACTTGACTTGGCTCAACACGGAGAAAGAGCATACGTAAACGAGTAAAAAACTCACACCTTTCTTTTCCTTTTTGTTTAGAAACACAATTTAACGCATTTATCATCCACTAGGATGTGCTCATATCTGTAAGAGAGCTTGCGGGCAGGCTTTCAGAAAAAGATCTAATAATAATCGACTGCAGATCGTACAAGGAATATTCAGAGGGCCACATACCGGGCGCCGTCAACCTCGATCTATTTGCATTTCACTGGTTTGACACATCAGAAAGCGGAATTGAGGGATTTGATGCCCAGACAAGGCAAATTTTCTCATTTGTTGGAGTGACAAACAACAAAATGGTTGTATTCTACGATGGCGTCTCTGGGATGCTTGCAGCCAGAGGCGTCTGGATGCTATTGTATTTCTCACACAAAAATGTGGCAATGCTTGACGGTGGCCTGAAAAAATGGCAGGCCGAGGGACTGGAAATTCAAACAAAGACAAACGGATACTCGCCAGCAAAATTTGATGGAAAGCCAAGCTCAAATCTGCTGGCCAGCTACGAATACATTAGGAAAAATCTTGGCAAATTAATTCTGATTGATGCAAGATCAAGGGAGGAATACTCGGGAGATGTGATCAGGGGCTCAAGGCGTGGCCACATACCAGGCGCAATCAATGTAGATTTTAATTTGAATATCTCAGATGACGGCA
It encodes the following:
- a CDS encoding ammonium transporter; this translates as MKNRNHKYALLLVVAVAATSTGVLSHAYAQQVTDGMDGYVKGTSGVYTGNPNECWYEEEPGSGTFFPCMIDTGDTAWMLTATSLVLFMTPGVAFFYGGLARSKNMVNVLGMTLIVMGLISVQWILWGYTLAFGPNDTDANMYMGALDYLGFNKVSHLAPLGELGACTDQDYYALRSPYVISEDVKCSLSWPGTIPHQLFAVFQMTFAIITPALIIGGLIDRIKFSAFVIFILLWATFVYDPVAHWVWGGGFIGGGALDLNPDLSPSFALDFAGGTVVHITSGFSALAGALVLGRRLGYGKVPMEPHNIPFVVLGTSILWFGWFGFNAGSEVAADGISVSAWVVTNTATGMAVVTWMLMAWAHTGKPSVVGAASGAVAGLVTITPAAGWVGPMAAIILGIAAGSVCYGCVAFKNSRKWDDALDVWGVHGMGGFTGAVLTGTLASPHIWDTGDGIGAWTGTPEGYEQQAINVLGALISVGYAFGLTIVILKVMDAVWPGGIRVTPKEEEIGLDLAQHGERAYVNE
- a CDS encoding sulfurtransferase, translating into MLISVRELAGRLSEKDLIIIDCRSYKEYSEGHIPGAVNLDLFAFHWFDTSESGIEGFDAQTRQIFSFVGVTNNKMVVFYDGVSGMLAARGVWMLLYFSHKNVAMLDGGLKKWQAEGLEIQTKTNGYSPAKFDGKPSSNLLASYEYIRKNLGKLILIDARSREEYSGDVIRGSRRGHIPGAINVDFNLNISDDGTFKDEGSLSALYKIPKDSQIVTYCQGAYRAANSFVALKKLGFENVRVYLGSWGEWSNRTELPVE